The following are from one region of the Dreissena polymorpha isolate Duluth1 chromosome 2, UMN_Dpol_1.0, whole genome shotgun sequence genome:
- the LOC127870254 gene encoding heparan sulfate glucosamine 3-O-sulfotransferase 6-like: protein MCEIDQQSACESGICASAIRTTLLRRSRSQLFVFIMCSVGCIYMFWFLMVPFHILGSYVSPRSRTAWKASTTARHAEIQYNTKYLRTHNDRIILENTSLLAEAPRIHITETGNKTETKRLPIALIIGVKKGGTRAVLEYLRLHPDIVAPGPEPHFFDTHYTKGFEWYRNLMPETEEGQLTIEKTPSYFVTKGIPQKVYEMSKKTKLIVVLRDPVMRAISDYAQIAARNPEVKPFSEIVFENYDSYTVDTRRAIVKVGVYALHLTRWLEYFTLNQIHIVNGENLIRDPASELRDLQTFIGVKPHITGEHFTFNITKGFPCYRRNTSQQSWHCLSDDKGRPHPNVSSLVRSKLANFYRPFNHRLYLMTGKHFDWT, encoded by the exons ATGTGTGAAATCGATCAGCAAAGTGCATGCGAATCCGGAATATGTGCCTCTGCGATAAGAACGACTTTACTTAGGCGATCACGCTCTCAACTATTTGTGTTTATAATGTGTTCAGTCGGATGCATCTATATGTTCTGGTTTTTAATGGTACCGTTCCATATTTTGGGTAGCTATGTTAGCCCAAGGTCTCGTACAGCGTGGAAAGCATCGACGACAGCACGTCATGCAGAAATACAGTATAACACTAAGTATTTACGTACACATAATGACAGGATAATATTAGAAAATACCAGCTTGTTAGCGGAAGCACCAAGGATACATATTACTGAAACAGGAAACAAAACTGAAACTAAACGCCTACCCATAGCTCTTATAATAGGCGTCAAGAAGGGCGGCACGAGAGCGGTCTTGGAGTACCTCCGCCTCCATCCGGATATCGTTGCACCGGGCCCCGAACCCCATTTCTTCGACACACATTACACGAAGGGATTCGAGTGGTACAG GAATCTCATGCCAGAAACTGAGGAAGGTCAATTGACAATCGAGAAGACACCGTCCTATTTTGTGACCAAAGGAATACCTCAGAAAGTGTACGAAATGTCCAAGAAAACTAAACTGATAGTGGTCTTACGGGATCCGGTAATGCGCGCTATCTCGGACTACGCGCAGATCGCGGCTAGAAACCCGGAGGTGAAGCCTTTCTCGGAAATAGTGTTCGAAAACTATGATTCTTACACCGTGGATACCAGGAGGGCAATTGTGAAGGTGGGCGTGTACGCCTTACACCTGACGCGCTGGCTCGAATATTTTACTCTCAATCAGATACATATAGTAAATGGCGAGAACCTCATCCGGGATCCGGCCTCGGAGTTACGGGACCTTCAAACGTTTATAGGGGTTAAACCGCACATCACAGGGGAACATTTCACGTTCAACATCACAAAGGGATTCCCGTGCTACAGGAGAAATACTTCACAGCAATCGTGGCACTGTCTGAGTGATGATAAAGGCCGACCGCATCCGAATGTATCCAGCCTTGTCCGCAGTAAACTGGCGAACTTCTATCGCCCCTTTAACCACCGCCTTTATTTAATGACTGGGAAACACTTCGACTGGACATAA